The Vicia villosa cultivar HV-30 ecotype Madison, WI linkage group LG1, Vvil1.0, whole genome shotgun sequence genome includes a region encoding these proteins:
- the LOC131631339 gene encoding uncharacterized protein LOC131631339, whose product MAGNNNYTNVPNPDPFHLQQIIEGSTPEGTNRHRREGQQHAADGQKGQRHEASQPSRRQQLQTVEHVQNGGNEQPQPQNGPEQTQNLNETDARDGQVASSFTHTSERRRVHHEDDQERVDIPEDADPTTVLLVKELQKTNRLIQLQGDRIHELERKGQYRSPSRRYYQSRSYSSSRSPPRRHRRRSPSSSRSPPKRHHRQRSYSRSPPRKSRKNQRPETTETGSLSPERDHRGPSKAVLKPRERSPPRDNRTSPGRAQVKSRRGRHSTSPGPSDEEDFRSPLSESIQ is encoded by the coding sequence ATGGCTGGCAACAACAACTACACCAACGTCCCAAACCCTGATCCCTTCCACCTGCAACAGATCATCGAGGGTTCCACCCCCGAGGGGACGAATCGACATCGGCGGGAGGGACAGCAGCATGCCGCTGACGGGCAAAAGGGACAGAGGCATGAAGCCTCGCAACCCAGCAGAAGGCAGCAACTTCAGACCGTCGAGCATGTTCAAAACGGTGGTAACGAGCAGCCTCAACCCCAGAATGGACCAGAGCAGACTCAGAACCTGAACGAAACTGACGCCAGAGACGGGCAGGTTGCCTCTTCATTCACCCATACCTCTGAAAGGCGAAGAGTCCACCACGAAGACGACCAAGAGCGCGTCGATATCCCCGAAGACGCTGACCCCACTACCGTCCTCCTGGTCAAAGAATTGCAGAAGACAAACCGTCTCATCCAGCTTCAAGGTGACCGCATTCACGAGCTAGAAAGGAAGGGACAATATCGCTCCCCCTCGCGGAGATACTACCAATCGCGCTCCTATTCTTCCTCACGCTCACCACCGAGGAGGCATCGTCGGCGTTCCCCTTCGTCTTCGCGCTCCCCGCCTAAAAGACATCATCGCCAGAGAtcatattcccgctctccaccaCGAAAGAGCAGAAAGAATCAGAGACCTGAGACCACTGAAACTGGAAGCCTCTCCCCCGAACGAGATCACCGAGGCCCTTCCAAAGCTGTGCTGAAACCCCGCGAGCGTTCCCCTCCCCGGGACAACCGCACAAGTCCGGGCAGAGCCCAAGTGAAGTCCCGGCGAGGCAGACACTCGACCTCCCCGGGACCAAGTGACGAAGAAGACTTCCGCAGCCCTTTGTCCGAAAGCATCCAATGA
- the LOC131605753 gene encoding uncharacterized protein LOC131605753: MASNICKPSRRDHSLIKTTKCASKPTLLLKDYLRDDLSSCSSSGFKSFPRRQCCTTVGFVKEKDLKLQRKKRSTASTLPRRRPTVTALQRASGAVITAIRSLSSQKSCKPKKASTGVLSRSFSRKLLSRRFWRKPVKEDASEGVLRCRRSFRDLLIHERDYKPTSFSEDTVFTPKSVATVSSGCCSNSWGESEFTFSSNTTSSDSSIDNLVDGVTNGTPHRHKIEAVTHGEWSTEKEQFSPVSILDCPFEDEEEIKSSFMINSFFQGAENKHIQKTRHFENISSIEPLVLDLEDEPRNYSSKQCSLSVIESNIGDNKNKDELNKLMINTEKLLFDYLEQRIEENDNADYSKNLNLFNVVDDWMRGKPQEPYLGWEVKEGRYVYISEMERRGEWKNYDQETEQLVLELENDVLSSLVNEIVLDLVIC; the protein is encoded by the exons ATGGCTTCAAATATTTGCAAACCTTCTCGTCGCGATCATTCTCTAATAAAAACAACCAAATGTGCTTCAAAACCTACCCTTTTACTGAAAGACTATCTCAGGGACGACCTGAGTTCATGTTCATCTAGCGGTTTCAAATCATTTCCGCGCAGGCAATGCTGCACCACCGTTGGATTTGTcaaggaaaaagatctcaaactcCAACGCAAGAAGAGAAGCACTGCAAGTACACTTCCTCGGCGAAGGCCAACAGTAACCGCTCTGCAGAGAGCTTCCGGAGCAGTAATAACAGCCATTAGGTCATTGTCCTCACAAAAGAGCTGTAAGCCAAAGAAAGCTTCTACCGGTGTTCTTTCTAGAAGCTTCTCGAGGAAGCTGTTAAGCCGAAGATTCTGGAGAAAACCTGTGAAGGAAGATGCAAGCGAAGGTGTACTGAGGTGTAGGAGATCTTTCCGTGATCTCCTTATTCATGAACGTGATTATAAACCGACGTCGTTCAGTGAGGATACTGTTTTCACTCCCAAAAGCGTCGCCACTGTCTCTTCAGGTTGTTGCAGTAACAGCTGGGGAGAAAGTGAGTTCACATTTTCATCAAACACTACTTCCTCCGACAGTTCCATAGATAACCTAGTTGACGGCGTCACAAACGGCACTCCCCATCGTCACAAGATAGAAGCAGTAACACATGGG GAATGGTCAACCGAGAAGGAACAATTCAGCCCTGTATCAATACTGGATTGCccatttgaagatgaagaagaaatcaAATCTAGTTTCATGATCAATTCTTTCTTCCAAG GAGCAGAAAACAAGCATATACAGAAGACACGACATTTTGAGAACATATCTTCAATTGAGCCATTGGTTTTAGACCTAGAAGACGAACCACGTAACTATTCTTCAAAACAATGTTCATTATCAGTAATAGAGTCAAATATTGGAGACAACAAAAACAAGGATGAGCTAAACAAATTGATGATTAACACAGAGAAACTACTGTTTGATTACTTAGAACAGCGCATTGAAGAAAATGATAATGCTGATTATTCAAAGAATCTTAACCTTTTCAATGTAGTTGATGATTGGATGAGAGGGAAACCACAAGAACCATATTTGGGTTGGGAAGTGAAAGAAGGAAGATATGTCTACATTAGTGAGATGGAGAGACGTGGAGAGTGGAAAAACTATGATCAAGAAACGGAACAACTTGTTCTTGAGTTGGAAAATGATGTCTTAAGTAGTTTGGTTAACGAGATTGTTCTTGACCTTGTGATATGCTAG
- the LOC131605748 gene encoding dehydration-responsive element-binding protein 1E-like yields the protein MKSSLHESSSGHISEYSYNSSSSSSSSSSSSKTSCYEEILLASEQPKRRAGRRKFKETRHPVYRGVRRRNNNKWVCEVRVPNDKSTRIWLGTYPTPEMAARAHDVAALALRGKSACLNFADSAWRLPLPVSTNAEEIRKMAAEAALAFAVEDSNEQVITSDSDVCNSGINSVGAMEDCDKSLKGLCVEVPGDSIFEEQEVLHDWFQSMADEPLRSPTSPFMIYGRDHWHNIDQVEVEVSLWNFTI from the coding sequence ATGAAGTCATCACTTCATGAGTCTAGTTCCGGACACATATCAGAGTACTCCTACAACTCaagctcatcatcatcatcatcatcatcatcatcgaaaACAAGTTGCTACGAAGAAATCTTGTTAGCGTCGGAGCAACCAAAGAGGCGAGCTGGGAGACGAAAATTCAAGGAGACAAGGCATCCAGTATACAGAGGAGTACGAAGGAGGAACAACAACAAGTGGGTTTGCGAGGTGCGTGTTCCGAACGACAAGTCCACGAGGATCTGGTTAGGAACATATCCAACGCCTGAGATGGCGGCACGTGCACACGACGTTGCTGCGCTGGCACTTCGTGGGAAATCAGCTTGTCTCAACTTTGCTGACTCGGCTTGGCGGTTGCCATTGCCGGTGTCGACTAACGCGGAGGAGATTCGGAAAATGGCGGCGGAGGCTGCTTTGGCATTTGCGGTTGAGGACAGTAATGAACAAGTTATAACTAGTGATTCTGATGTTTGCAACAGCGGTATTAATAGCGTTGGTGCTATGGAAGATTGTGATAAAAGTTTGAAGGGATTGTGTGTGGAAGTTCCGGGTGATTCCATATTTGAGGAGCAGGAAGTGTTGCATGATTGGTTCCAGAGTATGGCAGATGAGCCTTTACGATCTCCGACGAGTCCATTTATGATATATGGTAGGGATCATTGGCATAATATTGATCAAGTTGAAGTTGAGGTGTCTTTGTGGAACTTTACCATCTAA
- the LOC131631424 gene encoding uncharacterized protein LOC131631424, producing MAGRMLKWSLELSEFDIQYESRKALKAQAMADFIAEMTSIANSPAPTENKWTIYVDGASSSSGSGAGIILENDESLIIEVSLVLSFTTSNNQAEYEAFLANLRLAEDVGAREVKIYTDSQLVASQISSDYQAKNDVLVEYLTLVKDKMKRFAMAEVEHIPREHNSCADVLSKLVSTRKKGGNKSVIQEILSWPSIERPLTPTSTRHRRRPLLDDPGIQLPHEGRTFDRGERSFRDQKTSLLVHHRREQTIPRGFSIPLLKCVDAPQALEILQELHEGINGQHPGGRSLARKALRAGYYWPTMQQDSKEHVQKCDKCQRHADMHLAPPNELKSLSSPWPFSTWGMDLLGAFPVGSYQNKYLVVAVDYFTKWIEAEALARSHPKTCSAFINGTFSLGSGYHRQL from the coding sequence atggccggaagAATGCTAAaatggtccctcgagctatccgaattcgacatacaatacgaaaGCAGGAAGGCACTAAAAGCTCAAGCAATGGCAGATTTCATAGCCGAAATGACCTCAATCGCTAACTCCCCGGCCCCCACTGAGAAtaaatggaccatctacgtagatggcgcctcaagcagctCGGGAAGCGGGGCCGGCATTATCCTAGAAAACGACGAAAGTCtaatcatcgaagtatccttggtTTTGTCCTTCACCACGTCAAACAACCAGGCTGAATACGAAGCCTTCCTAGCGAACCTACGACTCGCCGAAGATGTGGGTGCTCGGGAGGTCAAGATCTACACcgactcccaactcgtcgcatcccaaATCAGCagcgattaccaagccaaaaacgacgtgCTCGTCGAGTACCTCACGCTCgtcaaagataagatgaaaagattCGCAATGGCAGAAGTCGAGCATATCCCCCGAGAACACAACTCATGTGCCGACGTCTTGTCTAAACTCGtgagcacgagaaagaaaggcgGAAACAAGTCGGTGATCCAGGAAATCCTATCCTGGCCGAGCATAGAAAGGCCCCTAACCCCTACCAGTACTCGCCATAGGCGACGAccactgctggatgaccccggtatacAACTTCCTCACGAAGGACGAACTTTCGACCGAGGCGAAAGAAGCTTCCGCGATCAAAagacgagcctgctcgtacaccaTCGTCGAGAACAAACTATACCGCGAGGTTTCTCCATTCCCCTCCTCAAATGTGTCGACGCCCCGCAAGCGCTCGAGATACTTCAAGAGCTTCACGAGGGGATCAACGGCCAACACCCCGGCGGCCGATCACTGGCGAGAAAGGCCCTCAGAGCCGGGTAttactggccgaccatgcagcaagatTCCAAGGAGCACGTCcagaaatgcgacaaatgtcagCGTCATGCCGACATGCACTTAGCTCCCCCGAATGAGCTTAAGTCTCTGTCATCACCCtggcctttctccacctggggaatggacctcctcggagcATTCCCGGTCGGGTCGTACCAAAACAAGTATCTAGTGGTCGCCGTggactacttcactaaatggatagaagccgaagcgctcgccaGATCACATCCCAAAACATGCTCCGCTTTTATAAACGGAACATtctcgctcggttcggggtaccaCAGGCAATTATAA